GTCCCCGATCTCACGGTCCGCGAGAACATCATCCTCGCCCTCCAGGCGTCCCGCGGCTGGAGCCGGCCCATCCCGGCCGCCCAGCGCGACGAACTCGTCGCCAAGTACATCAAGGCCCTCGACATCCGCCCCGCCAACCCCGAGGCCCGCGTCGGCCAGTTGAGCGGCGGCAACCAGCAGAAGGTGCTGCTCGCCCGCTGGCTGATCACCCAGCCGAAGCTGCTGATCCTCGACGAGCCCACGCGCGGCATCGACGTCGGCGCCAAGGCCGAGATCCAGAAGCTCGTGGTCTCCCTCTCCGAGGAGGGCATGTCCGTGCTGTACATCGCGGCCGAACTGGAGGAGGTGCTCCGGCTCAGCCACACCATCGGAGTGCTGCGCGACCGCAAGCTCGTGGCACAGCTGACCAACGGGCCGGAGATCACCACCAGCAAGATCCTGGAGACCATCGCGAGCGGAGAGCACCAGTGAGTACCCCGGCAGTGACCACCCCCTCCCGCTGGCGAGCACTGACGCACCACCACCTGTTCTGGCCGGTCGCGGTCCTGATCGCCCTGCTGCTCGTCAACGTCCCCTTCACACCCGACTTCTTCGCGATCCGGATGGCGGACGGCCACCTCTACGGCAGCCTCGTCTCGATCGTGCTGTTCGGCTCGCCGCTGATCCTGGTGGCGGTCGGCATGACCCTGGTCATCGCCACCGGCGGCATCGACCTCTCCGTCGGCGCCGTGGTCGCCATCACCGGCGCCCTGACCTGTTCGTACATCAGCGACCAGGCCGACCAGAACGCGCTGGCGGGGGTCTTCCTCGCCATGGGCATCGGCCTGGTGGCGGCAGTGGTCTGCGGCCTGTGGAACGGCTTCCTGGTCGCCCGGATGGGCATCCAGCCCATCATCGCGACCCTCATCATCATGGTCGCCGGACGCGGTGTCGCCCAGCTGATCACCGACGGCCAGATCATCACCATCAACAGCGAGCCGTACAAGCTCATCGGCGGCGGCTACTGGCTGACCCTGCCCTTCTCCATCTTCGTGGTGGCCGCCGTAGTGGCCGTCACCGTCGCCCTGACCCGCCGTACGGCGCTCGGCCTGCTCGTCGAGTCGGTCGGCGGCAACGCCGAGGCCAGCCGCCTGGTCGGCATCCGCTCCCGGCGCATCAAGATCATGGTGTACATGTTCTGCGCCCTGTGCGCGGGCATCGCCGGCCTGATGATCAGCTCCAACACCTCGGCCGCGGACGGCAACAACGCCGGCCTGTGGATCGAGCTGGACGCGATCCTCGCGGTCGTCATCGGCGGCACCTCGCTGCTCGGCGGCCGGTTCTCCATCGGCGGCACCGTGATCGGCGCCCTCGTCATCCAGACCCTGACCACCACGATCTACACCATCGGCGTGCCCACCCAGACCAACCTG
Above is a window of Streptomyces sp. DT2A-34 DNA encoding:
- a CDS encoding ABC transporter permease, which gives rise to MSTPAVTTPSRWRALTHHHLFWPVAVLIALLLVNVPFTPDFFAIRMADGHLYGSLVSIVLFGSPLILVAVGMTLVIATGGIDLSVGAVVAITGALTCSYISDQADQNALAGVFLAMGIGLVAAVVCGLWNGFLVARMGIQPIIATLIIMVAGRGVAQLITDGQIITINSEPYKLIGGGYWLTLPFSIFVVAAVVAVTVALTRRTALGLLVESVGGNAEASRLVGIRSRRIKIMVYMFCALCAGIAGLMISSNTSAADGNNAGLWIELDAILAVVIGGTSLLGGRFSIGGTVIGALVIQTLTTTIYTIGVPTQTNLVFKAVVVIVVCLLQSPKFRAKVFGAKGRARTTAPAEPATPADAAPKMEVSR